The Desulfoplanes formicivorans genome window below encodes:
- a CDS encoding YhaN family protein — protein sequence MRIDRLDLIAFGRFSDTSLDLSGGEQGLHLIYGDNEAGKSTSLRALVAWLFGIPARTRDNFNHSNAQLRIGGRLRLTNGRILEFVRRKGNKGTMLDPASGEALDEGLLASFLPQGIDETLFKNLYGIDHDRLVAGGRELLDQSGDVGQALFSAAAGTAGLKKVVADLRAEAEDLFKPRASTKVINQALIRYKEARKQLREATFPVAEWKRLHAQWDETLGQIREVEEVIRGLSEEKSRLERLLRVKGALAERRTVMQRLQELRDVPLLPEHFEEDCALARKDLSTGEKDRNKALAKLDQLEQEVRSFHVRQDLLDHEAEIVRLFKAMGAVEKIHEDRPGLAAQQRLLRNEARAHLKSVRPDMSLDAADQELRPLVGNKKWVATLASKHEALVQKEESARNLVQEIVDERDALSRELADIPTVHLDVREVKAVIAAASKAGDLEPRLDDTEQRVHEAQQALETLFASLGRFAGTMDELAAVPLPVSETLDMYEKRFEDLHETRKDVQTRLGDAQKELRGVEQELGALLLQDHVPTMEDLNTARAVRDQGWDLVKGLYIERRQDMAQAVSAFASSGDLPQTYETYVLQADTVADALRAGSDLVAKRANLEMRKKELTTRIDDLSGEKNLLQEAETQLAAAWQGLWHPLGIEAGTPREMKQWLLRVEKMIADMKSARVVSLEAQRLKEELKRHKEAVSRQMLLLDPSCSPRDMGLAAMIAWCEQRIQGVETDMARRKQVEASLDKIDRRMSRAREALKAVEAEQARWQEEWTQAVQGLGVTPDVHPQVALNTLDRLESFFKAFDESKTLGRRLFGMDQVEQEFEDSVRALAQRAGWDISGQKATTFVAQLSKDVAQARDARGALKKITNQQQELRQELQDAEISIRAAQKKLAELRERANVSRDEDLEQVGEISRKRNLVARLEHLEQELARNGDGLSIEALEAEYAQARVDALDAELDKICLTLEEYQQKRDELRDARQALHTKMHANDGSSFAAGAMQDAQEQLAVITSGVEEYLRLRIAERMLEQQIEAYRKENQGPLLGRAGELFARLTLGSYAGLRDELDSSGAPVLLGIRPNDDEVPIDGMSEGTRDQLYLALRLATLEKHFGKGEPMPFVVDDILVGFDDSRTQVGLEVLADLAAQTQVLLFTHHSRVLELSRKIDVPAGLFVHRL from the coding sequence ATGAGGATCGATCGGCTGGACCTGATCGCCTTTGGCAGATTCTCGGATACCTCCCTGGATCTCTCCGGGGGCGAGCAGGGACTCCATCTTATCTACGGGGACAACGAGGCGGGAAAAAGCACCTCTCTTCGGGCCCTGGTTGCCTGGTTGTTTGGTATCCCTGCCCGCACCAGGGATAATTTTAACCATTCCAACGCCCAATTGCGTATCGGGGGCCGGCTTCGGTTGACCAATGGCCGGATTCTGGAATTCGTGCGCAGGAAGGGCAACAAGGGAACCATGCTCGATCCCGCAAGTGGTGAGGCCCTGGATGAGGGCCTTCTTGCCTCTTTTTTGCCCCAGGGCATTGATGAGACCCTGTTCAAGAACCTGTATGGCATTGATCATGATCGGCTCGTTGCCGGAGGTCGGGAACTTTTGGATCAGTCGGGGGATGTGGGCCAGGCGCTTTTCAGTGCTGCTGCAGGCACGGCAGGACTCAAAAAGGTGGTTGCCGACCTGCGGGCCGAAGCTGAAGACCTGTTCAAGCCCAGGGCTTCGACCAAGGTGATCAACCAGGCCCTGATCCGCTACAAGGAGGCTCGAAAGCAGCTCAGGGAGGCCACGTTTCCTGTGGCCGAGTGGAAACGGCTGCATGCGCAATGGGATGAAACCCTTGGGCAGATCCGGGAGGTTGAAGAGGTTATCCGCGGTTTGAGCGAGGAAAAGAGCCGACTGGAACGTCTTCTCCGGGTCAAGGGGGCCCTGGCCGAACGTCGAACCGTTATGCAACGTCTTCAAGAGCTCAGGGATGTTCCCCTGTTGCCGGAACATTTTGAAGAAGACTGCGCCCTGGCCAGAAAAGATCTGAGCACCGGAGAAAAGGATCGCAACAAGGCCCTGGCCAAACTGGATCAGCTTGAACAGGAGGTCAGGTCGTTTCATGTCCGGCAGGATCTGCTGGATCATGAAGCCGAGATTGTCCGCCTGTTCAAGGCCATGGGTGCCGTGGAAAAAATTCATGAAGACCGACCTGGTCTGGCCGCCCAGCAACGGCTTTTGCGCAATGAGGCCAGAGCGCATCTCAAGAGCGTTCGTCCAGATATGTCCCTGGATGCTGCTGATCAGGAGTTGCGCCCCCTTGTGGGGAACAAGAAATGGGTGGCGACCCTGGCCAGCAAGCACGAGGCGCTGGTCCAGAAAGAGGAGAGCGCCAGGAATCTTGTGCAGGAAATTGTTGATGAACGGGACGCCCTTTCCAGGGAACTGGCAGATATTCCAACGGTCCACCTGGATGTGCGGGAAGTAAAGGCTGTTATTGCCGCTGCCAGCAAGGCCGGGGATCTTGAACCGCGTCTGGACGATACGGAGCAGCGGGTACACGAAGCACAGCAGGCATTGGAAACCCTTTTTGCCTCGCTGGGTCGGTTTGCCGGAACCATGGACGAATTGGCAGCTGTTCCTCTGCCTGTCAGTGAAACCCTTGATATGTATGAAAAGAGGTTTGAAGACCTGCACGAGACCCGCAAAGACGTGCAGACCCGGCTTGGGGATGCCCAAAAAGAACTCAGGGGTGTGGAACAGGAACTGGGGGCCCTGCTGCTGCAGGACCATGTTCCGACCATGGAGGATCTGAATACAGCACGGGCTGTCAGGGACCAGGGCTGGGATCTGGTCAAGGGCCTGTACATTGAACGCCGCCAGGATATGGCCCAGGCCGTCAGCGCATTCGCGTCCTCGGGTGATCTTCCCCAAACCTATGAAACGTATGTTTTGCAGGCGGACACGGTTGCCGATGCCCTGCGTGCCGGTTCGGATCTGGTTGCCAAGCGGGCGAATCTGGAAATGAGAAAAAAGGAGCTGACGACTCGCATTGACGATCTGAGCGGAGAAAAGAATCTCCTTCAGGAGGCCGAGACACAACTGGCAGCTGCCTGGCAAGGGCTCTGGCACCCCCTTGGCATTGAGGCGGGCACGCCCCGCGAGATGAAGCAATGGCTCCTTAGAGTGGAAAAAATGATCGCCGACATGAAATCGGCACGTGTCGTGTCCCTGGAGGCCCAACGGCTCAAGGAGGAACTGAAGCGGCACAAGGAAGCGGTCTCCCGGCAGATGCTCCTGCTTGATCCGAGTTGTTCCCCCCGGGATATGGGGCTGGCCGCCATGATCGCCTGGTGTGAACAGCGGATTCAGGGTGTGGAAACGGATATGGCCCGGAGAAAGCAAGTGGAAGCGTCCCTGGACAAGATAGATCGCCGCATGTCCCGGGCCCGGGAAGCTCTGAAGGCTGTGGAGGCGGAGCAGGCCCGGTGGCAGGAAGAATGGACCCAGGCTGTTCAGGGGTTGGGCGTGACCCCTGATGTCCATCCTCAGGTCGCCCTGAACACCCTTGATCGGCTGGAATCTTTTTTCAAGGCGTTTGACGAATCTAAGACCCTTGGCAGGCGGCTCTTTGGCATGGACCAGGTGGAACAGGAATTCGAAGACAGTGTGCGCGCTCTGGCCCAACGTGCCGGATGGGATATAAGCGGTCAGAAGGCAACAACCTTTGTTGCCCAGCTCAGCAAGGACGTGGCCCAGGCGCGTGATGCCCGGGGTGCTCTCAAAAAAATCACCAACCAGCAGCAGGAGCTCCGCCAAGAGCTTCAAGATGCCGAGATCAGCATACGCGCTGCCCAAAAGAAATTGGCAGAGCTCCGAGAGCGTGCCAACGTCAGCCGGGATGAGGACCTGGAACAGGTTGGCGAGATCTCCCGCAAGCGGAACCTTGTTGCACGCCTCGAGCATCTGGAACAGGAATTGGCCCGCAACGGGGATGGGCTGAGCATTGAGGCTTTGGAAGCCGAGTATGCACAGGCCCGGGTGGATGCCTTGGACGCGGAGTTGGATAAAATATGTCTGACCCTTGAGGAGTATCAGCAAAAGCGGGATGAGCTGCGTGATGCGCGCCAGGCCCTGCATACAAAAATGCATGCCAATGACGGCAGCTCCTTTGCGGCCGGGGCCATGCAGGATGCCCAGGAACAATTGGCCGTGATCACTTCCGGAGTCGAGGAATACCTGCGGCTTCGGATTGCCGAGCGTATGCTTGAGCAGCAGATCGAGGCCTATCGCAAGGAAAATCAAGGACCCCTTTTGGGACGGGCTGGTGAACTTTTTGCCCGCTTGACCCTGGGATCCTACGCAGGCCTTCGTGATGAACTGGACAGTTCGGGCGCGCCGGTGCTTTTGGGCATCCGTCCCAACGACGACGAGGTGCCGATCGACGGGATGAGCGAGGGAACCAGGGATCAGCTTTACCTGGCCCTGCGTCTGGCCACGTTGGAGAAACATTTCGGCAAGGGCGAACCCATGCCCTTTGTGGTGGACGACATTCTTGTGGGGTTTGACGACAGTCGCACACAGGTCGGCCTTGAAGTTCTTGCGGATCTGGCAGCTCAAACCCAGGTTCTGCTGTTTACCCACCACAGTCGGGTGCTGGAATTGTCCCGGAAGATCGACGTGCCTGCCGGGCTGTTTGTGCACCGTTTGTAA
- a CDS encoding metallophosphoesterase family protein: MLKFIHAADIHLDSPLRGLSRYESAPVASIRNACRRALENLVDLAIEEQVAFVLLAGDLYDGDWKDYSTGIFFSRQMGRLDRKGIRVIGVAGNHDAANTMTRALAAPANMTLLASRKPQTVVLDECNVAIHGQSFKDRHVQDNLVRDYPAARPGMFNIGLVHTSLDGREGHGVYAPCSLDDLRARGYQYWALGHVHKREIVSNDPWVVFSGCIQGRHIRETGDKGCMLVTVEDTTVIGVEPVALDVFRWAVCPVDLNEAHDANEISQRIRTALQEEQRHAQGRPLAVRVCLQGATRMAEELAARSHTWLQRIRMLGAEIGDGDIWVERMQLATSEQPDRETRRDEDSGFAHMLNEIEATPCDFEAIPGVAAVVDELVQKLPVEAVDPDSGCDVHDPETVHRLVDEAKQLLVGRLMNMGGKG, from the coding sequence ATGTTGAAATTCATTCATGCCGCAGACATCCATCTGGACAGCCCTCTTCGAGGTCTGTCCAGATATGAGTCGGCTCCTGTTGCCTCCATTCGCAATGCCTGTCGAAGGGCATTGGAAAATCTGGTTGATCTGGCCATTGAGGAACAGGTTGCTTTCGTGCTTCTGGCCGGGGATCTGTATGATGGGGATTGGAAGGACTACAGCACGGGCATTTTTTTCAGCCGTCAGATGGGGCGTCTTGACCGGAAGGGTATCCGGGTCATTGGTGTGGCCGGCAATCATGATGCGGCCAATACCATGACCAGGGCCCTGGCCGCTCCGGCCAACATGACCCTGCTTGCTTCCCGCAAACCCCAAACGGTTGTGTTGGATGAGTGCAATGTGGCCATCCACGGCCAGAGTTTCAAGGACCGGCATGTTCAGGACAATCTGGTGCGCGACTATCCCGCTGCCCGGCCCGGCATGTTCAACATCGGCCTTGTGCATACCAGCCTGGATGGGCGTGAAGGGCATGGCGTGTATGCGCCCTGTTCCCTGGATGACCTGCGGGCCAGGGGGTACCAATACTGGGCACTGGGACACGTGCACAAGCGGGAAATAGTGAGCAATGATCCCTGGGTGGTGTTTTCCGGATGCATTCAGGGACGGCATATACGGGAAACCGGCGACAAGGGGTGCATGCTGGTCACGGTGGAAGATACAACCGTTATCGGGGTTGAACCTGTTGCCCTGGACGTCTTTCGCTGGGCGGTATGCCCTGTTGATTTAAACGAGGCCCATGATGCAAACGAGATAAGCCAGCGCATTCGTACGGCCCTTCAGGAAGAACAGCGCCATGCCCAAGGACGACCCCTGGCCGTGCGGGTTTGCTTGCAGGGCGCTACCCGGATGGCCGAGGAACTGGCCGCGCGATCCCATACGTGGCTGCAGCGGATCCGGATGCTCGGGGCGGAGATCGGAGACGGCGATATCTGGGTGGAGCGGATGCAACTGGCAACTTCTGAGCAACCCGATCGGGAGACCCGCCGGGACGAAGATTCCGGTTTCGCGCATATGCTCAATGAAATCGAAGCCACGCCCTGTGATTTTGAAGCCATTCCCGGGGTGGCTGCTGTTGTAGACGAATTGGTGCAGAAACTTCCCGTGGAGGCTGTTGACCCTGATTCGGGATGTGATGTTCATGATCCCGAAACCGTGCACCGGCTGGTGGATGAGGCCAAGCAGCTCCTTGTGGGACGATTGATGAACATGGGAGGAAAAGGATGA
- the fliJ gene encoding flagellar export protein FliJ: MSRSFVFKLASILQYRLQQEEQAQLAFSQAKTRYEHQGRLVRQLMAQQQTCDAQFMQQQSMTQAELWLWGNYKKRIEQDRAQAETLLGEYARDVEKKRSHLIACARDRKLLEKLKTNQAREHANKERALEQKEFDETATLRFDKAGPQTV, from the coding sequence ATGAGTCGGTCTTTTGTCTTCAAACTCGCATCCATCCTGCAGTATCGTCTCCAGCAGGAAGAGCAGGCCCAGCTGGCCTTTTCCCAAGCCAAGACTCGCTATGAACATCAGGGCCGACTGGTCAGGCAGCTTATGGCCCAACAGCAGACCTGTGATGCCCAGTTCATGCAGCAGCAAAGCATGACCCAGGCCGAATTGTGGCTGTGGGGCAACTACAAGAAACGCATTGAGCAAGACCGTGCACAGGCAGAGACACTTCTGGGGGAATATGCCCGGGACGTGGAAAAAAAACGATCGCACCTCATCGCCTGCGCCAGAGACCGCAAGCTTCTTGAAAAACTCAAAACAAACCAGGCCAGAGAACATGCAAACAAGGAACGAGCCCTTGAACAAAAGGAATTCGACGAAACAGCCACCCTCCGCTTCGACAAAGCGGGTCCCCAGACTGTTTGA
- a CDS encoding MotE family protein yields MNHWFAPSGSFLPRIQATRVVEAQAAQPPQTTQPGSTASSSNTDSKSGSQPETTKPGSAQQEDLGSALQKWTELREKQQALDRKEEELRRLEKILDAKLRKAQEIQDSIRKMLDEADVMKNKKIKHLIDVYSNMKAKQAALVLESLEEDIAVKILSGMRGRKAGEILSYVTPKKAALLSERLTDLRIPFAE; encoded by the coding sequence ATGAACCACTGGTTCGCCCCCAGCGGATCGTTTCTGCCCCGGATCCAGGCGACCCGGGTGGTGGAGGCCCAGGCGGCCCAGCCCCCCCAGACAACCCAACCGGGCAGCACGGCTTCGTCCAGCAACACGGATTCCAAGTCCGGCAGCCAGCCTGAGACCACCAAGCCAGGCTCAGCCCAGCAGGAAGATCTTGGCAGTGCCCTGCAGAAATGGACGGAACTGCGTGAAAAACAACAGGCCCTCGACCGCAAGGAAGAAGAATTGCGCCGTCTGGAAAAAATCCTGGACGCCAAACTGCGCAAGGCCCAGGAGATTCAGGACAGTATTCGCAAGATGCTTGACGAGGCTGACGTCATGAAAAACAAGAAAATCAAGCACTTGATAGATGTCTATTCCAACATGAAAGCCAAGCAGGCCGCTTTGGTCCTGGAATCCCTTGAAGAAGACATTGCCGTCAAAATTTTGTCGGGCATGCGCGGCCGCAAGGCTGGCGAAATCCTTTCCTATGTCACTCCCAAAAAAGCGGCATTGCTCTCGGAACGGTTGACGGATCTGCGGATTCCCTTTGCCGAGTAG
- a CDS encoding response regulator — protein sequence MKPTDPSLVHILVVDDDPQIRTFMKDLLESFHYNCVAASNADEAVAACDHRAFDLVLCDIDLKGDNGMELARSLRSSYPDTAIIMVTGLDDSGLAETALDFGAYGYLVKPVRVNEVLINVSNALRRRSLEQQSLRHQKILQDQVAERTRKLNKTLSDLRRAFDDIVHVISLTGEMKDAYTAGHQQRVSELATAIGREMGLPYEKVETIRLAGMIHDLGKIAIPSDILAKPTRLRPTEFALIKDHPQLGYDIISTVDFLKPVANIVLQHHERLDGGGYPNGLKGDEILLEARIIAVADVVEAMSSHRPYRAGLGLDIALGEIEANAGRLYDRDAAAACLRLFRQKGFVLEKE from the coding sequence ATGAAGCCAACGGATCCGTCCCTGGTGCATATCCTCGTGGTGGATGATGATCCGCAAATCCGCACATTCATGAAGGATTTGCTCGAGTCATTCCATTATAACTGCGTTGCTGCAAGCAATGCCGATGAAGCCGTGGCCGCATGTGATCACAGGGCCTTTGATCTGGTTCTGTGTGACATTGATCTCAAGGGCGACAATGGCATGGAGTTGGCGAGAAGCCTGCGGAGCAGCTATCCGGACACGGCCATTATCATGGTCACGGGTCTTGATGATTCCGGTTTGGCCGAGACTGCCCTTGATTTTGGAGCCTATGGATATCTGGTCAAGCCGGTGCGGGTCAACGAGGTGCTGATCAACGTAAGCAATGCCTTGCGGCGAAGAAGCCTTGAGCAGCAAAGCCTGCGTCATCAGAAAATCTTGCAGGACCAGGTTGCCGAGCGCACGCGCAAGCTCAACAAGACCCTAAGCGATCTCAGGCGGGCCTTTGACGACATCGTTCATGTCATCTCCCTCACCGGGGAGATGAAGGATGCCTATACGGCCGGCCATCAGCAGCGGGTGTCGGAATTGGCCACAGCCATTGGCCGGGAAATGGGTCTGCCCTATGAAAAGGTGGAGACCATCCGTCTTGCCGGAATGATCCATGATCTTGGCAAGATCGCCATTCCTTCGGATATCCTGGCCAAGCCAACACGGTTGCGGCCCACTGAATTTGCCCTGATCAAGGATCATCCCCAGCTTGGATATGATATTATTTCAACGGTGGATTTTCTGAAACCGGTTGCCAACATCGTGTTGCAGCATCATGAGCGCCTTGATGGCGGCGGGTATCCCAACGGCCTGAAGGGGGATGAGATTCTCCTTGAGGCCAGGATCATAGCTGTTGCCGATGTGGTGGAGGCCATGTCCTCCCACAGGCCCTATCGGGCGGGGTTGGGCCTTGATATCGCCCTGGGAGAGATCGAGGCCAATGCAGGGCGGTTATATGATCGTGACGCAGCAGCCGCGTGTTTGCGACTTTTTCGGCAAAAGGGGTTTGTTCTGGAAAAGGAATAA
- the argF gene encoding ornithine carbamoyltransferase → MMNHFLSIRDLKQSEAVALVRRAHEMKTSGFRSDLLAGKTLALIFEKASTRTRTSFEVAIRHLGGQTMFMTPRDSQLGRSEPLKDTARVLSRFVDGLVIRTFGQEKLEEFVQYGSIPVINALTDEYHPCQIMSDLLTMYERTPDFADLVVAWVGDGNNMAHSWINAAVYFPFQLNIAVPKGYEPDQAIFERASEMGAKIWITHDPREAVEGAHYINTDVWASMGQEEEQKKREKAFAGFQVNGDMLALADASCKVLHCLPAHRGEEIIEEVLEGPQSLVWDQAENRLHMQKAILEWVYTS, encoded by the coding sequence ATTATGAATCATTTTTTAAGTATCAGGGACCTCAAACAGTCCGAGGCTGTGGCATTGGTTCGCCGTGCCCATGAGATGAAAACATCCGGATTCCGGAGCGATCTTTTGGCCGGCAAGACCCTGGCCCTCATTTTTGAAAAGGCCTCCACCCGAACCCGCACCTCCTTTGAAGTGGCCATCCGCCATCTTGGCGGGCAGACCATGTTCATGACGCCGCGCGACAGTCAGCTTGGTCGCAGCGAACCTCTCAAGGATACGGCCCGGGTCCTTTCCCGTTTTGTGGACGGCCTGGTCATCCGGACCTTTGGTCAGGAAAAACTGGAGGAGTTTGTGCAATACGGCTCCATTCCGGTGATCAATGCCCTGACCGACGAATATCATCCCTGCCAGATCATGAGTGATCTGCTGACCATGTACGAGCGGACTCCTGATTTTGCCGACCTGGTGGTTGCCTGGGTGGGAGATGGCAACAACATGGCTCATTCCTGGATCAACGCAGCCGTGTACTTTCCCTTTCAGCTGAACATTGCCGTGCCCAAGGGATACGAGCCCGATCAGGCGATTTTTGAACGGGCCTCGGAAATGGGAGCCAAGATCTGGATCACCCATGATCCCAGGGAAGCCGTTGAGGGAGCCCATTACATCAACACCGATGTCTGGGCGTCCATGGGACAGGAAGAGGAGCAGAAAAAACGGGAAAAGGCCTTTGCCGGTTTTCAGGTCAATGGGGACATGCTTGCCCTGGCAGATGCGTCATGCAAGGTCCTTCACTGTCTGCCTGCCCATCGCGGGGAAGAGATCATCGAAGAGGTTCTCGAAGGTCCGCAGTCCCTTGTCTGGGATCAGGCCGAGAACCGGTTGCACATGCAAAAGGCCATTCTTGAGTGGGTCTATACGTCGTAA
- a CDS encoding YcaO-like family protein produces the protein MPKIHYILSHVLSHASVALFAPRPLKEPDTQELMTLLGQRPQDSFLHAFAVRKLLPLSRKEILALHKDFADDQMVMSLMFTVSLLRTDLSDLLETIPRDTRQELARLSPLNYSRVLMQEDHPQHQILVQAFRTNIDNHVPLDALDIQATAKDLALESREPPQAPSIATIRQSLDKVTPIPPPPRMQVFRDAMHKLYSIGAISGQEMRHQASLSPWAIQRNWTLDVSTASGANHFRLSGPQTSYGRGLDLEGARVSCAMEIVERFSSYATVSDGVITGCARRYPLVRGSYKELRDQGKHPLDPGKLCLEAPYAGESLYWMEGHSHAGQDHETVHIPVQCAFLFSNLDEPDLFSGLSSTGLASGTDMDQAKTNAIVEVIERDCKGTQLFDPSRCFRITSDEPELNRLLKRYANLGIEIQFQDITGHLGVPCYRCYVIAPDGQIIMGTAAHLDGNKALVAAMTETPYPFPGGPASRRDPRDLPVRRVEDLPRYSTGSPTGDRVLLETLLEHHGLKAYYADLTCRRLGFPVVRAIIPGLEIMTDFDDFSRVSPRLYNQYLHLTPNR, from the coding sequence ATGCCCAAAATCCACTACATTCTCAGTCACGTCCTCAGTCACGCCAGCGTGGCCCTGTTTGCTCCCCGCCCCCTCAAGGAACCGGATACCCAAGAGCTCATGACCCTGCTGGGCCAGCGCCCCCAAGACAGCTTTCTCCATGCGTTTGCGGTCAGGAAACTTTTGCCCCTTTCCCGGAAAGAGATCCTTGCCCTGCACAAAGATTTTGCAGATGACCAGATGGTCATGTCCCTCATGTTCACCGTGAGCCTTCTGAGGACCGATCTAAGCGATCTTCTGGAGACGATACCCAGGGACACCCGCCAGGAACTTGCCCGGCTCTCTCCTCTCAACTACAGCCGCGTTCTTATGCAGGAGGACCACCCGCAGCACCAGATCCTGGTTCAAGCCTTTCGCACAAACATTGACAACCACGTGCCCCTGGATGCCCTTGACATCCAGGCCACAGCCAAAGACCTGGCCCTGGAGTCCAGGGAACCACCACAGGCCCCCTCCATTGCCACCATCAGACAGAGCCTGGACAAGGTCACGCCGATCCCCCCGCCCCCGCGCATGCAGGTTTTCAGGGACGCCATGCACAAACTCTATTCCATCGGGGCCATCTCCGGACAGGAGATGCGACACCAGGCATCCTTGAGTCCCTGGGCCATCCAGCGCAACTGGACCCTGGACGTGAGCACGGCCAGCGGTGCCAACCATTTCCGGCTGTCAGGTCCGCAGACAAGCTACGGCCGGGGGCTGGACCTTGAAGGGGCACGGGTTTCCTGTGCCATGGAAATCGTGGAACGGTTTTCGTCCTACGCAACCGTCAGCGACGGCGTGATCACCGGGTGTGCCCGACGCTATCCCCTTGTACGAGGAAGCTACAAGGAGCTGCGCGACCAGGGCAAACATCCCCTTGATCCGGGCAAGCTCTGTCTTGAAGCGCCCTACGCGGGAGAATCCCTGTACTGGATGGAGGGCCACTCCCACGCCGGACAGGATCACGAAACCGTTCATATTCCTGTCCAATGCGCCTTTTTGTTTTCCAACCTGGACGAACCCGATCTGTTCAGCGGTCTGAGCTCCACAGGCCTGGCCTCGGGAACGGATATGGACCAGGCCAAGACCAATGCCATTGTCGAGGTGATCGAACGGGACTGCAAGGGAACCCAGCTCTTCGATCCTTCCAGGTGTTTCAGGATCACCTCGGACGAACCCGAATTGAACAGACTGCTCAAACGGTACGCCAATCTGGGCATTGAAATCCAGTTCCAGGATATCACCGGCCACCTGGGTGTGCCCTGCTACCGATGCTATGTCATCGCACCGGACGGGCAGATCATCATGGGCACGGCCGCCCATCTTGATGGCAACAAGGCCTTGGTGGCAGCCATGACAGAGACCCCCTACCCCTTCCCGGGCGGACCAGCATCCCGGCGTGATCCCAGGGACCTGCCCGTCAGAAGGGTCGAGGACCTGCCAAGATATTCCACCGGATCACCCACAGGCGACAGGGTACTTCTGGAAACCCTGCTGGAACACCATGGTCTCAAGGCCTATTATGCGGATCTCACCTGCCGCCGACTGGGCTTTCCCGTGGTCCGTGCCATCATCCCCGGCCTTGAAATCATGACCGATTTTGATGATTTCTCAAGGGTCAGCCCACGTCTGTACAATCAGTACCTGCACCTGACCCCAAACCGGTAA
- the ybeY gene encoding rRNA maturation RNase YbeY, producing the protein MIHLETQARLNPTLPLCRSELLPLLTSILTCLGLQDRDLVLQCVDDRRIAALNKAFLGCTGPTNILSFPVSPEDSATVLGELALSIDTLTREIHLYGQDPREHLVRLLAHGILHLAGYDHGETMYSLTEMVVADVCNPAD; encoded by the coding sequence ATGATCCATCTTGAAACCCAAGCACGGTTGAACCCGACCCTTCCTCTTTGCCGTTCGGAATTGTTGCCGCTGCTGACCTCGATTCTCACATGCCTTGGTCTGCAGGACCGGGACTTGGTGCTCCAGTGTGTTGATGATCGCCGCATAGCTGCCCTGAACAAAGCCTTTCTGGGCTGTACCGGTCCCACCAATATCCTCAGTTTTCCCGTTTCTCCCGAAGACAGCGCAACCGTTCTCGGCGAGCTTGCCCTGTCCATTGATACCCTGACCCGGGAAATCCATCTCTATGGTCAGGATCCACGAGAGCATCTTGTTCGTCTTCTTGCCCACGGTATCCTCCATCTGGCCGGCTACGATCACGGGGAAACCATGTATTCCCTCACGGAAATGGTTGTTGCGGACGTTTGCAACCCTGCTGATTGA
- a CDS encoding PhoH family protein, whose translation MEASFTLHFEDAQSARELFGPRDKNIRYLRDKTGVDIQTRSTSVFLAFTDRDQGELVRSTLIQLYELARTGHRIHTQDVDCAMRILAREPDTSLGEFFRKNLFVVSPKKTISPRTVTQRDYLASIRTNDLTFGIGPAGTGKTYLAVALAVSAFLKKEVKRVILTRPAVEAGEKLGYLPGDLVEKITPYLRPLYDALHDMLEVSKVQEMLETGLIEVAPLAFMRGRTLNNAFIILDEAQNTTPEQMKMFLTRMGFGARAVVTGDVTQIDLPGRAPSGLVQAARILQGIEGIGFVRFKDDDVIRHPLVGRIVHAYDRFARTDPEEPEHDPS comes from the coding sequence ATGGAAGCATCCTTTACCCTTCATTTCGAGGACGCCCAGAGCGCCCGGGAACTTTTTGGCCCCAGGGACAAGAATATCCGCTATCTTCGGGACAAAACCGGCGTGGATATTCAAACACGGTCGACATCCGTGTTCCTCGCGTTCACCGACAGGGATCAGGGCGAACTGGTCCGTTCCACCCTGATCCAGTTGTACGAACTGGCCCGGACGGGGCATCGCATCCATACCCAGGATGTGGATTGCGCAATGCGCATCCTGGCCAGGGAACCTGACACCTCCCTTGGGGAGTTTTTCCGGAAGAATCTGTTTGTGGTTTCTCCCAAAAAGACCATCAGTCCCCGCACCGTGACCCAGCGGGATTATCTCGCTTCCATCAGGACAAACGATCTGACCTTCGGCATTGGCCCGGCCGGAACGGGCAAGACCTATCTGGCCGTTGCCCTGGCCGTGTCCGCGTTTCTGAAGAAGGAGGTCAAACGGGTCATTCTGACCCGCCCGGCCGTGGAAGCGGGCGAAAAACTCGGGTATCTGCCCGGGGATCTGGTGGAAAAGATCACTCCGTATCTGCGCCCCCTGTACGATGCCTTGCACGACATGCTTGAGGTGAGCAAGGTTCAGGAAATGCTCGAGACCGGGCTCATCGAGGTGGCGCCCCTGGCCTTCATGCGTGGGAGAACCCTGAACAACGCATTCATCATCCTTGACGAGGCCCAGAATACCACGCCCGAACAGATGAAGATGTTTCTGACGAGAATGGGCTTTGGGGCCAGGGCCGTTGTCACCGGAGATGTGACCCAGATCGACCTCCCGGGCCGTGCCCCCTCGGGGTTGGTCCAAGCGGCCAGGATCCTGCAGGGCATAGAAGGCATCGGATTCGTCCGTTTCAAGGACGACGATGTCATCCGGCATCCCCTGGTAGGCCGCATCGTTCATGCCTACGACCGGTTTGCCCGCACCGACCCGGAGGAGCCAGAACATGATCCATCTTGA